Sequence from the Castanea sativa cultivar Marrone di Chiusa Pesio chromosome 12, ASM4071231v1 genome:
tcaaaatttttctcgttcaacaattcatgatatcaaCAGATGGGTTCGTAGCCTTGATTTCAGCACCAAAACCAATTTTACAGCCTTTAAACTAGAGGGAATTAAGGCTCTAAGGAACGTCAAGATCAAGTGGGACTTCATTTGTGCTGCTATGAAATTTTGGGATCCGAAAGATCATGTATTTCAGTTTAACACTGTTGAACTCTATTCGACAATTGAAGAGTTTTCCGCTATCTTGGGCTATGATCCAAGTAGAAAATCTGTTGCAGTTTCTTATGATCCCAGCTATAAAGAATCTTTGTCTAATGCTCTTGGTCTTTCGACTTCAATTACTGATAGTATGATTGAAGGCCATATGGTGAATCTTAGTGCAATTATCTCTTGGCTAATTGCCAAACACACCTATGGAGTGACCGACAATATGCAGAAAAACTTCTGTTTGGCCTTATGCTTCGTGGGAGAATTTCTACTTTACTCTGGGAGACATGGTTTTATGGATGCTCGAGCCATAAGTGTTGTGAGCCAAATTAAGGATGGTGACAATCCTGTTTCTTTGATCTTAGCAGAAACTCTTCTAGGACTGGATGCTGTATTTCATGGTGGAGAAACCCAGAACTTCTTAGGGAGTCCTTTAACTTTGCAGATATGGCTGATGGAGTGACTGGACATGATTTCCAAGCCTACAACTGGTGATTATGGGGCTAGTAGTTTTCTTAGCAGGGCTATAATCAAAACTGAGTGCCACACTGAAAGTGATTGGGTGAAGTTCTTGGGTAAGAAATCAAGTACCTCAATTCAACGGGACTGTTATTGGTGGAAGTGCCCACCCCCTGTACTGCGGTCTCTAGGATTAGATCACATCTTCCTTATTGGGTTGCGAAGGGCAACTTTCTTCAACACAGATAGATTCTTGAGGCAATTCAAATATGAACAAGGAATGCCTGGTGgcaaaagaagaagaccttTCTCACCTCTGGACACAAATCCGACTTCTGTAAAGAACATGTTACTGGGTTTAGAGATGGCTGACCAAGTGGACTAGTCTTTTGTCAAGGTTCACTTTCACAGGATGACTACATAATACTCTAACTAGTTGGTGAACAACATTGCTGACAAGGAAGCTAAGATGATTGCTATGAGGAAACAATTTCTTATAGACAACTGGGAAAGACTCGACGAAGACAACTATGAATTCAAAAGATGAGAAAAGGATGATAAAAGAAATTATtgatcagaaaaagaaaagattgaagACAAAGTgaccttcttattttttggttttgagcatgtttatttagaagttgatgtaaaaaacacttatttttaGGAGTTATTTAGGATTTGCAGGTTAGGGGTTCTGTTTATGGTATAGGCttttggggtttggttttttaTGGTTTGGTTTAGAGTTTAggttttttattcatatttttatggTTAAGGTGTAGATTTCGTGTAATGACATGGTTTAAAggaatggttgaatttttggttaaattttggTTAATGGACTAATGGTGGGTTTTGGGAAATTGTGACCGGACCAATGCATGGTTGCCTAGGTTCCCCCTTTTATAgaaggatcaggtcatcacatagtttattgattttttatttgccttaatttttgcctaagccgccctttcgggttttcaacctagcagactctctcactcttttttttgtaCTCTCATTTTGCGTAGAttgcccttttgggttttcaatctacctttcttttttttgctctaatttttATCTAGACCGCCCTTTCAGGTTTTCAGCCTTAGAGagctcttttttccttttttgttttttgtttttttttaatcaaacctAGGAAGGGAAATAACATAGTTTACAACCATTTCAGACGTGGTGCTTTTAGTCTACCACCTTAGACATGGTATTTCTTCAGTTAATCCATGTTGGTTGGCTCAGTGAAAAGGATTTGCATCTAAGTCCATCAACCTTACTGCTCCTCAAGAGTATATCTGCCTGATAATGTATGGGCCTACCCAATTTTGCTTGAATTTCTCGTTTGCATCTTGAACCAAGGCTCGGATTTATTTTAACACTAGATCTCCTAACTTTAAATCTCTGGTTCTTACTTTCTTATCAAAAACTTTCCTAAGTCTCCTTTGGTACCCCTGAATGTGATACAGGGCATTGAATCTTTTCTCATCCAGCATGCATAACTGGTCATATCTACTTTGTAACCAATCTATTTTAGGGATTTCACTTTCAGTACCATCCTTAGTGAACGGACACCCATTTCAATGGGAAGGAGTCCTTCCATCCCATACACCAATAAATAAGGAGTGGCTCTTGTGAAAGATCGAATTAATGTTCTATACCCCCAGAGTGCATAGGGTAATTGTAGGTGCCAATCCTTATAGTTCTTTGTGCTCTTCTTCGAGATTCaccctatatttttattagtagCCTCAACTGCTCCATTAGTTTGAGGACGGTAATGTGAAGACTTTTGGTGCTGAATGTTTTGCAGTACTTTCTCTGTTTCTCCTTTAAAATGTAGCCCATAGTCAGAGATAATCTCATGTGGTACCCCATATCTGCAGATGATGTTGGTCTGAATGAACTTTGTATGAggcagcttctacccatttggtgaagtagtctataGCAACAAGTATGAATTCATGGCCATTGGATGCAGTTGGATGAATCTTCCCTATAATGTCTATCCCCCATGTAGAGAAGGGCCAGGGTGATGTCATAGTATGTAGTGGCATGGGCGGCATATGTTTCAGATCTTCATGGACTTGGCATTGATAACATTTGCGAACATGAGCCACACATTCGGCTTCCATAGTGGTCCAGTAGTAGCCTTGtctcattatttttcttgacAACATATGTGCATTCATATATGGCCCATAACTTGACTCGTGAActtctttaattatttgatgTGCCTCCTTAGCGGTTACACAAAGGTAATGAAttccatcatatgatcttcTATAAAGTCTTTCAccacaaataatgtaattagtgGACAACATTCGGATGGTCAATTGGTCATTCTTTTTTGCAGATTGTGAGTATGTCTCATCCATGAGGTATTGTAAGATGTCTGCATACCACTCACCTTCCtcattcttttcttccttttcttctatTGTCAAGCAATAAGCTAGTTCTTCTTTATGTTCTAACACTATCAATTTGGGTTCATCTTCTTTCGGCCCATCCATCATGGATGCCATGGTTGCTAGAGCATCTGCAATTTGATTCTGCATCCTTGGCACATACTGGTGTCGAATTTTGCTAAAttttgatgcccatttttgaaGACATTCATGATGAGGCAtaagtctttcttctttgatcttccattTATTCTGAATCTGAGAGATGATTAGAGCTGAGTCTCCATATACCTCCAACTCCTTCACTCCTAGGCTTATGGCTGCTTGTAGACTCATAATGCAAGCTTCATATGCTGTGGCGTTGTTGGTGGCAGGAAAAGTTTGCTAGAAAATGGAATGTGTGTCCCTTTTGGTGAAATTAAGAGAACCCCAATTTCACTTCCATTTTGATTTGTtgctccatcaaaatacatcttTCATGATTCTACCTCAATCCCCATGATATCTTCATTCGGAAAGTCCCCGTGGATTTCTTCAGCTTATTTTGGTGAACAATGGACTAAATGATCGACAATTTCTCTCCCTTTCATAGATTTCTGAGtcacatacttaatatcaaattctGAAAAAAGCAATACCCATTCAGTTGTCTTCCTATCTTAGACGGGTTTTTCCATTAAGTACTTCAAAGGATCTATTCTTGCAATCAACAGAATCTTGTAAGCAAGCATATAATGTCTGAGTTTGTGGGTTGCCCAAACAAGTGCTACACATGTCTTCTCTAATGGTGAGTATTTCTCTTCAAAAGGCAACATCTTCTTGCAAATGTAGTAAATCACATTCTCCTTTCTAGTTTTCTCTTGGTATTGAGCAAGTAAAGCCCCCATTAATGTATCTGTAGTGgtgagatacaacaacaatggctTTTCGGGTACTGGTGGGACAAGTATTGAAGGTTTCATCAGATAACTCTTGATCTTCTCAAAGGCTTTTTGACATTGTTCATTCCACACTGTAGGGACTTCCTTCTTAAACAGTCTGAAGATTGGTTCACATGTCACAGTGAGCTGGGCTATGAACCTACTGATGTATTGTATCCACCCTAGAAATCCTTAGATCTCCTTTTTAGTTCTTGGAGGTTTCATTTCTACAATTGTCTTGATTTTGTCAAGATCAacttctattcctctttggCTTACCATAAACCGTAACAGTTTTCCAGATTTGACTCCGAAAGTGCATTTCTTAGGATTTAATCGTAACTTGTAGAACcaaattctttcaaaaaactTCCTCAAAGCTAGTATGTGCCATTCACGGTTTTTGGACTTCActatcatgtcatcaacataaacttttAATTCTTTGTGGATCAAATCATGCAACAAAGTGGTGGCTGGACATTGGTAAATAGCTCCagcatttttaaggccaaatggcatgaccttgtaaTAGTATGTCCCCCATGGAGTAATaaaggaggttttctccatatcttctaGAGCCATCTTGATCTAGTTCTACCCTGAAAATCCATCCATAAACGATAGTAGAGCATGACCCGCTGTGTTGTCAACCAAGCCGTCGATGTAAGGCAAAGGAAAATCATCTTTCGGGCTGGCCTTGTTTAGATCTcgaaaatctacacacatccGGACCTTCCTATCTTTCTTTGGTACTAgaaccacattagctaaccattCTGGATAGTTGACCACTCTTAGGAATCCAGCATTATACTGTTTCTCCAATTCTTCCTTAATCTTGAGAGTCCACTCTAGTTTCATTCTCCTCAACTTCTACTTGACTGGCTTCATGGTTGGATTTGTCGGAATGTAGTGTTGTACTATATCTGTATCAAtcccaggcatgtcttcatatGACCAAGCAAAGACCTCCTTGAATTCTGTAGGTAGTGCCACTAATGCATCTTTTTTTGAAATGGTTAAGGTATTGCCCACTTGGATTATTTTGGGCTCATCCTCAGTTCCTAAGTTAATAGGTTGGATCtcttcttttataggttctaggtatccatgttttaattctttattattaagagtttctttaccaattttagaaataaaaacatacaaAGCCAACAAATAACCAGAATCAGAAGTCAGTGGGTTAAGGGAGATGCTCTGGCTCaccttcttcttccctctcatTACTACATTTAGCATTCTTAACTGTCATGATTTTGAGACTATGGACCATTAGCTTTGGTCTAGAGCAGCCAACCTAGCATTTATGTCATCTTCCTCTTCAGTAGTGGGTGAACTTGGTTCTGAATCGTAATACAACCCCAATTCTGGAACTTCTCTTCCATGCTTATCATACCTAGGGTCGGACCTTGAGCTAACATTAGTGATATCACTCCAATCTGAAAGGTGCCCATAGGGATATTCTTCATGGTACATTTGATTGGCTTGTGCATTCTCTTCTCTTACATTCTTTAACACATTTACTAGTCTATATTGATCACTATCAGGATTGCTCCACCTGTTAGCCTCGGCTTCGTCTTTAATGTCTTGATCATAATAGTCCACACCACTATCATATTCCTTATAGAATAGATCTACATCTTCTCTATCACTAGGGAGTTCACCCCAATCATCACCACTGCATGAGCTATCATAACTTCTGCTGTTGTTGTCCTCACTACCGGTGTTGCTGTCATCAACATGTCCACCATCATTGCTGCTGCTATCACTACTATTATCACTCTTGTTGTTGCTTTCATCTTTATCATCACTAGGGGCTGCTCCCCCTTCCTCATCTTTGTTATAAGCTCTTAATTCATATATACTCTTTAATGCATGCTGAGTAGCCTCCCAATACTCTTTATCTTCGATGTTACAAATGGGATTCCCCAGAAGTGTAGTCATGGCATCAGGATCCATGTAATTAGCCCAATCAGTAGGAACCCACGTTGTGTCTTCTTTTTTCAACTCTGGAGCCTTGTTGTGGCAGTCAAGTAGTATCTTGAATCCGGGTACCATTGTTCTTTCCATGGGATCAAATCTTGATTCAGGGAATCCCCAATAACGTTGACTCTCTTCGGCTTTTACAAACTTCTCATTCAATGTAAGAATGTAAGGATTCAGAGGTTCTAGAGGACAAGTAAGTTCTtttgctttggctttggctttgggtttggctttggctttggctttggctcgGGCCATCTTTCTTACTTCCATCTCTAGCAAATCATCATTAGTAAACTTATAGCCTAGCCCAAAAGGTGGTGTGGCAGTAGGGACCGTCGGGTCCTAAACTATTGGCTTTTTCACAGTTCTCCCCAAATTCACCCCCAGAAGGTAGTTCACTCTTCTCATCATTGCTACCACATTGTTGTAACCATAAGGAGAAAAGTCTGTTGAGATCTTCTTAacttctccttctctcttttcaaaacCAGGCTTTTCAATCATAAAGCCATCAAAGGTTAATGGCTCTTTCTCAGAATCAATACCATAAATAGGTTTAGGTACAGTCAAAGTATCCCCATAGATGATCACAATAGCTCTTTCATATGgaaataaaacattttgatATAAGGAAGAAGGTATGACCTCTGTGTCATGAATCCAGAGTTGCCCAAGGAGCATGTTGAAGCACGAGGCTATATTAAGGACATGAAAATCCACCTTCTTAACCATTGGTCCTATAGTAAGCTCCAATATTATGGTCCCCAAGACCTCTCTTCTACTGTTGTCATATGCCCTTACATGTTGATCTGTAGGTACAAAGTCTTCAATGATGAGGCCTAAGCAGCTTGCAATCTTCAAAGGACACACATTCAAAGCGCTTCCATCATCTATCAAAACCATCGGTATCCTCTTCCCCATGGAATCTACAGTGATATGCAAATGGTCGTTGTCGTGCTTCCCTTTCTTGGTCAGATCCTTGTCAGAATAGGAGATGGTAAGTTCCCTATTTATGGACCCAATCATAGCATTAAGATTAGGAGGTTGTGGTTgtagggacttggatttggCTGAGCAGGTCTACTAGGTTTTGACGGTGTTTATATGAGGCCATGAGAAAACCCCATAGGGATATGTTAGCTTGTGTCTTTTGTAGTTGCTTGAGAACTTCATCTTCCTCAGTAGGTGTTTGTTAGGTAGATCTATTCAAGGCTTCCACTGGATTGTCGGTCCCTAAAtgtgggggtttgaagtgtctcccccccttgtgatgtgggcaatttttttggattattgAGGTCGGTTTCTTTAGGGTTTGAAGTATCTCCCCTcatttgtgggtgtttggtTATTcatttggggtttgaagtgtctcctcCCGTTTGTGGGTGTTTGGTAATCCTTAAGTTCTGATACTTCATTCCATATGTCATATCCTGTGGTGGTAGTAGATGCCCTATCCATTAATTCTTCCCCATGTCATCATGAAGCATTCGGGTAGGTCATAGATCAAGTTGGATGGACCTTCCTTATTTTCCCCTTCGGTCATCAAGCAATTAATCCTTGGTCTTTTCCCAAAATTGTGATTGGGCAAGGGATTATTAGTGATGCTAGGCCTTGTAGGCGGCACAATCACCTTGTTGTCTATTAGATCTTGAATTGCATGACGAAGGGCAAAACAACGGTAAACACATCTTTTACTAACATCAAACTTTGAGGGTAAAGGGTTTGGAATTGGTCTTGGATCTAAGGGTTTCAGTAACTCTTTTGATTTTAGCTTGTCATACACTTGACTTATGGGCATATACAACTCATGAAATTCCCTCTTAGGTCTAGGCCTTTGGGGCACTTGCACAAATGCAATATGTGCAATTAATTAGTAAGGATCATTTTTATGGATGTTGGAAATTTCTGCAGCCTTAGATCCTAcattctttttaaaccttgGAGGGTTATCAATCTTTATGGTTCCATGGCTTATAGAATCCTTAATTTGGGTTCCAGCAGTAATTAGAGTTTTAAAATTAGGAAAGTATTGTGCAAACAATAGTTATGATACACAAGTAATAAACTCTTTACAACCATGGCTAATTGTTCTTCCTCACTCGGCCTACTTATCATCTATATGGCCTTAGCTCTCCACTTGGTAATGAAAGTGGAGAAGGATTCCTTTAGCTCTTGGTTGGTAGTCTCGAGGTCTTTTCTTGTGATATCCACTTCCGTATTGTACTTGTATTGCTTGTGAAACTCTCAACAGATGTCCTCATAACTTCTTGCCCTCGCATCATCCAAGTTGAGGAACCACCTAAGAGCGGCTCCGATTAGTGTGCTTTGGAACATTTGAGCAAGTACTTCCTCGGTCGTGCCTAAAGGCTGCATAGCCCTCGTATACATCTTCAAATGAGACTTTGGGCTGTCGGTTCCATCAAACATGTCCAAGGTTGGCATCTTGATTTTGGGTAGCAACCTTGCATTAGGGAACAGTGAGAGAGAATCATAGTCCTTAAGGTCCTCCATTTTAAGGGCTCTTCTAATCATCTGCTCCATTTTATTCATCCTTTCGTtgatttttttctcactttctaCGGCTGGTGGATCATGATCAATCTTGTCCTTCTCTTGATTACTCTTCAAATTTTGGAATTGTTGCATCATACAGTTCATGTCTTCCCTCAGTTGAATTTAACTAGCTACTGTAGTGTTGAGTAGCTCTTGGGTGTTCATGGGTTCCTCTGGGTTTGGGTGTTCTCCTTCCTCTGCCATAGTGTAGGGAGCTTCAAACTTCTGGTGGCTTGAACTACCTTGGAGGTTGAAGATGGGGTTGTGATGTTACAGTAGTGGAGTTTCTTCTATGCTTGACAGCTTCAATATTGTGATTGGAGTGACGGGCTTGGAACTGGAGCTACTAGCTTGAATGTCGGACTTAGGTTCTCTTTGCAGCCTTCCTTCAAATCTTGACCAAATCCTCCCCCTAATGACAGGCTTGGCCAGGTTAATCAATGCTAAGACCCCATCCACATCCatcaatcaaccaaaacaaacacacacagcatgcaatgcaattttaactaGGACCGACCTAGGGATAGGTTTTAAGTCATTACTTTGtaggtgggtttgttgtttcattgtttcccatagctaggacattacacctcccaacttgtaataTAATGAACATTGCGTTGGTTCGAACGGCATGATTTGTCCTTTACAGTTAACAGGAAATGATCTAGTGACTTTAGGCTATGAGTTGGTAAGTTCACCACTGGGTACCTAAATCTAATGAAGATtggtgatccatggttactaccaccacaaaattgttgaaaagggGTGCATACATTGTTGTTTGAATGGCACACACTACGACAGTTAGGAAAAGATTTTAACAAGCAATACATACAACAAATACCATATACCGAAATATTATACAACATCCGGTCAAATATAAGcacacaaacaaacaagtaTATCATGCAAGACCATTCAAAACAATGGTACAcatttggtcacttaagtctaataTGAAACTTAGCCCTCGACATTCTCAATGAAGTCGCCACTATGAGAGACCTCACCAAATTTGGGgttgcctctcaaaaaagagagattgtggtgtgctttttagggcacctctctttttgggtaattGTGGTGTGGAgtctcacttattttttatgtataacaaataagaaaaactcaataaaaaaatacataattgaattgcttcatttcattgattgaataaaaaagggatacaaatttgaaaatttgaacattACATgcctttgggtcctagttacaaactataaaatatacatggctttttgtcatagttacaatctacccaaaaataaaaacaaagataaagctAGATTTACTTAGCCAAAGACCTAAAGttggaggctaggttacggattaggaaggtattaggcacccattctgcccagacagagtctagtcttctagactcttgtgagcaatgtaccatttttatgcatgttataaatgatatgttgaacatgtgaaataaactaaaccacacaaaaccatttataaatgtatcctctttttttgtttaaaaaaattcatatatgttttaatgattaggaaaaaaaaaagattttgacatataaaaaatcaaatctgtttttgtatatgtaaaaaaatggtttttgaagagaaaatccAGATATGTTTTTATCTAATAAAAGAAAGTCTTTTGGttggttaaaaaaattcaaatatgtttttaagagaaaaaaatggttttgagttttgtaaaggATCATATCTActttgtgatgataaaaaatgttttttttataacagaaaaatcatatctgttttccatttgaaaaagattttttttatggagaggatctcattcattaaataattttatgctacatggaccaaacaaaacaaacaatagatacaacaatacatgatctctttctttatttcaaaaatatgcatgaattaaaaaaaaatcagatatgtatctaaagaagatacaaatcagtttttgttttaagaaaaattcagatctacgtctaaggaagatgcaaatctgtttttgttcaaggaaaaattcagatttacatctaaggaagatgtagatctattttatttgaagaaaaattcaaatctacatctaataaagatgcaaatctgttttattttgaagaaaaatttagatctacatccaAGGAAGATATATATtcgttttattttgaagaaaaggaGTTAAGTACATGCAGatctttaaaactaagaaacaaattatagtaacaataaaagaatcaagagcatattttgataatctaaatTAACAAATCAGAATATGAATATTTGAAACAATAAAACATGCACCATCATGATtagagaaacataaaaacaaaagggttagaaagcaacctcttgcatgagcactttTCTACTTGAAAGGatatttagggttcaaagaaacttattcagttatctttgaaacctaaaaatccaaattcttgTAGCAAATCTCAGAGAGGATCAGCAAATATCAACAATTTTAGAGTCTCAAAACGTATGCTTCTCAGAGCGTCAAAAAAAGGTGTTGAATTATGAGACCTAGTCCCTATTTATAGGGACTGGAgtgcttaaaaaaaaagcaatgacACTTAAAATGTGAATCGTGACGCATCCTTGTGCGAAAAGGTCGAAAAGGATGTGTCTTATTATCACCCGAAGGCCGTTGGGCCAAAACCCAAAATATGGGAATTCGGCACTTTTAAAGTGTTGTTCGACACTCCAATAATGCCAAATTGGCTCTTGGATGCTGAACGCACTTTCGTGTTCGGGTACCATTTGGACTccttttctagggttttttgatcAGTCCTTGCACCTAGACGCGTTTTCATCCCCCGTCTAtgatttttgtctctttttggataattcagactttttaagaataattatcttgtagataaataccctaaaataaatcttgataacgttcagattatccacaattttattgt
This genomic interval carries:
- the LOC142620255 gene encoding uncharacterized protein LOC142620255: MALEDMEKTSFITPWGTYYYKVMPFGLKNAGAIYQCPATTLLHDLIHKELKVYVDDMIVKSKNREWHILALRKFFERIWFYKLRLNPKKCTFGVKSGKLLRFMQTFPATNNATAYEACIMSLQAAISLGVKELEVYGDSALIISQIQNKWKIKEERLMPHHECLQKWASKFSKIRHQYVPRMQNQIADALATMASMMDGPKEDEPKLIVLEHKEELAYCLTIEEKEEKNEEGEWYADILQYLMDETYSQSAKKNDQLTIRMLSTNYIICGERLYRRSYDGIHYLCVTAKEAHQIIKEVHESSYGPYMNAHMLSRKIMRQGYYWTTMEAECVAHVRKCYQCQVHEDLKHMPPMPLHTMTSPWPFSTWGIDIIGKIHPTASNGHEFILVAIDYFTKWVEAASYKVHSDQHHLQIWGTT